The DNA region gtcttgctaagttacggaggctggctttcaacttgcgattctccagcctcagtgtcccaagctgctgggattacaggtgtgcaccaccgtaccTAGCTTGTCTTTATGTACTTATGTCTTTATGCTAGTATTACATTTTGATTATGATAGCTTTGAAACCAGGaagtatgcatttttttcttctttttaaaattgttttgctaTTTAGGTTCCTTGAGAGTCCATAAAAAATTTTAGGGTGAGTTTATCTATTTctgcagggaaaaaaatgtgattttagtGAGGATTTTTATAGGGATCTCATGCAATGTGTAGATTACTTTGAGTAGAAGTGATAATATTAAGTCTAATCCATGAaaatgagaggtctttccatttgtttatgtctttcttaatttctttcatcaagtAGTTTCTGGTGTACAAGTCTCTTGCCTCCTTAGTTAATTcttgtgtattttattatttttgatgctattgtgagatttattttttttgtatagtttGTTGTTATAATGTAGAAACAGCTGTTTTGGGGGTGTTtttgtgtcctgctactttgttaaATTGATTTATTCTATCAGCTTGAGCATGTGTGTAATCTTTATGATTTTCTACACATGTCATCTATAAACAGtaaaaattttacttcttcctttctaatttagacgccttttttgttttcttgcctaACTGCTCTGGTCATGTTACATTCAATGTAGAAAGCATGCATCCTTGCCTTGTACTGATCCTAGAGGAAAagcttttattctttcaacattGAATATGTTTGCTGTGGGTTTTTCATTTATAACTTTTTGAGGTGGTTCTGTTCCtaatttgttaaatgtttttatcatgaaaggatttttaattttgtcaaatacttttttccCACCTCAATTTAGAGGATCATATAGTTTTCCCCCtttattctgttcattttctATATTATGTTGATTTTCATGTTAAACCATCCTTACATTCCATGAGTAAATCTCATTGTTGTTTCTGGGCATGTGTCGggactgagtgtgtgtgtgtgtgtgtgtgtgtgtgtgtgtgtgttcattcttCCAACTCCTCCACACACTGGGAAATTAGATCTTTAGAACCAGAGTCAGATCCCATGTCAGGGCCTGCAGGGTTCTGTCAACACATCACCTCTCTTCCCTCGCTGGGCCTCTTGGTCCCCCTGCAGCTATCCTGGCCAGTGCTCACTGTGCTTTCTCGTGCATTTTCTCATCCTTAATCTGCATTGGGCCCCAACAGACCAGCCTTCATGTAGCTCACATGGATGTTGGAGGAACTTCTCTGCTCCCTCCAGTTTGGGGGTAGGTACTGGATCCCTGCTTCCTTCATCAtgacatacaataaataaaaatgcattgagAAGTAGCTTCATAAACTGGAAAATGGGAAAGGCACACACAGGTGCAGAGAAACACATGCTCAGAGGAGAGGAATACTCAGGTCCTGGCTGACCATGGATCTCGTGCCGTTTTAAGCGTGGTTCTGTCTTGATTCAGCATTCTCCTTATCTCTGTAGGCCTTTGTTTTCCAGAGCGTCTATAACGTGGCTGCAGCAagtcttcagtgtttttaatgtTCACAGAGGGGAAAGAGGGCTCGGAGCTCCCCAGTCCCCATCATTGCTGCTGGCACTTTCTGTCTTTAACTCCTCTTTGCCCTTTCAGGAGGCAGGAATCAAAGCAGGGTGGAGAGTCGTCATGAAGCAGGACTGAAGTGCCTTTCCTTGGGAGAGCTTTCATGCTGGCAAATCAAGAGACATGTTGTGAATAGACTGACTGAAAGTCAAGACTGCGGGGTAGACAGTCAAGGGAGGTGCTCTCAGTTCCCCAAGCAGTGCGGGGGCTCCTGCCACGTGGGAGTGGGAGAGCCCGTCCAGGCAGCTGGGGAGGATGGCTCTCTTGTGAATCTCCTTGGGGATCATCCCATTATTGAAAATCAGGGGTTTCCAAATGGAAGAGCTCAGAGTTCTTGGAGTAAACTATGTTGCAGTGAGACACAGAACCATCAGAAAAGTTGTAAACAGATGAAAAGCAAACTGTGTTTATTTGCCCCCCATGTTGACATTTTCAGTTGCAGTTCACACCACCACAGTGATGCGGGGCAGGACAGAGCGAAGGCTTCCCCTCTGACCGAGCATAGCGTTCACCCAGGGCGGAAAACTCACCAGACTGCTGGACATGAGGAAGCCTCCAGGGACAGTCCCAGTCCTGGGCGTCAGCAGGTTCTCTTTGGAAAGAAGCCTCTGGCACGGAGCCTTCATGGGGCCGACCCCTCGGGTGTTCCTGCACTGCAGACCGTTCACACGGGAAAGAAGCGCTACTGGTGTCATGAGTGTGGCAAGGGTTTCAGCCAGAGCTCCAACCTGCAGACCCATCAGCGAgtccacactggggagaagccctacacTTGCCCCGAGTGTGGCAAGAGCTTTAACCAGAGCTCACACCTGTACGCCCATTTGCCTATCCACACGGGAGAGAAGCCCTACCGGTGTGAGAGCTGCGGGAAGGGCTTCAGCCGCAGCACGGACCTCAACATCCACTGCCGGGTCCACACCGGGGAGAAGCCGTACAAGTGTGAGGTGTGCGGGAAGGGCTTCACCCAGAGGTCCCACCTCCAGGCCCACGAGAGGATCCACACAGGGGAGAAGCCATATAAATGCGGGGACTGCGGGAAGCGCTTCAGCTGTAGCTCCAACCTTCACACCCACCAGCGGGTGCACACGGAGGAAAAGCCGTACAGGTGCGAGCAGTGCGGCAAGTGCTTCAGTCTGAGCTTCAATCTCCACAGCCATCAGCGCGTCCACACCGGGGAGAAGCCGTACAAATGCGACGAGTGCGGCAAGGGCTTCAGCTCAGCCTCAAGTTTCCAGAGCCACCAGCGGGTCCACACCGGGGAGAAGCCATTCCGCTGCAACGTGTGTGGGAAGGGCTTCAGCCAGAGCTCCTATTTCCAGGCCCACCAGCGGGtgcacactggagagaagccgtacAAGTGTGAGGTGTGTGGGAAGCGCTTCAACTGGAGCCTGAACCTGCACAATCATCAGCGCGTCCACAccggagagaagccctataagtGTGAGGAGTGTGGCAAGGGCTTCAGCCAGGCCTCCAACCTTCAGGCCCACCAGAGCGTGCACACTGGGGAAAAGCCCTTCAAGTGTGTGGCGTGTCAGAAGCGGTTCAGCCAGGCCTCGCACCTGCAGGCCCACCAGAGagtccacactggagagaagccctacaaatgtgacaCCTGCGGCAAGGCCTTCAGCCAGAGGTCAAACCTCCAAGTCCACCAGATAATCCACACCGGGGAGAAGCCCTTTAAGTGCGAGGAGTGCGGGAAGGAGTTCAGCTGGAGCGCAGGGCTCAGCGCCCACCAGAGGGTGCACACGGGGGAGAAGCCCTACACCTGCCAACAGTGCGGGAAGGGCTTCAGCCAGGCCTCCCACTTCCACACGCACCAGAGGGTCCACACGGGCGAGAGGCCGTACATCTGCCACGTCTGCTGCAAGGGCTTCAGCCAGAGGTCGCACCTTGTCTACCACCAGAGGGTCCACGCTGGAGGGAGTCTGTAGAGGAGACAAGGTGGTGTAGCCCTCAGGTGGCTCCTTCAGAACAGAAGCTTTCACAGGAAAGCAGCTCTCTAAAATGCCATTTTAAGGACTCAGGCAATAAATTC from Marmota flaviventris isolate mMarFla1 chromosome 18, mMarFla1.hap1, whole genome shotgun sequence includes:
- the LOC114100907 gene encoding zinc finger protein 235-like isoform X1 is translated as MTKIQEAVTFKDVAVVFSKEELRLLDSAQRKLYRDVMLENFRNLLSVGHQSFKPDMISQLEREEKLWMKEIHTHTGGRNQSRVESRHEAGLKCLSLGELSCWQIKRHVVNRLTESQDCGVDSQGRCSQFPKQCGGSCHVGVGEPVQAAGEDGSLVNLLGDHPIIENQGFPNGRAQSSWSKLCCSETQNHQKSCKQMKSKLCLFAPHVDIFSCSSHHHSDAGQDRAKASPLTEHSVHPGRKTHQTAGHEEASRDSPSPGRQQVLFGKKPLARSLHGADPSGVPALQTVHTGKKRYWCHECGKGFSQSSNLQTHQRVHTGEKPYTCPECGKSFNQSSHLYAHLPIHTGEKPYRCESCGKGFSRSTDLNIHCRVHTGEKPYKCEVCGKGFTQRSHLQAHERIHTGEKPYKCGDCGKRFSCSSNLHTHQRVHTEEKPYRCEQCGKCFSLSFNLHSHQRVHTGEKPYKCDECGKGFSSASSFQSHQRVHTGEKPFRCNVCGKGFSQSSYFQAHQRVHTGEKPYKCEVCGKRFNWSLNLHNHQRVHTGEKPYKCEECGKGFSQASNLQAHQSVHTGEKPFKCVACQKRFSQASHLQAHQRVHTGEKPYKCDTCGKAFSQRSNLQVHQIIHTGEKPFKCEECGKEFSWSAGLSAHQRVHTGEKPYTCQQCGKGFSQASHFHTHQRVHTGERPYICHVCCKGFSQRSHLVYHQRVHAGGSL
- the LOC114100907 gene encoding zinc finger protein 235-like isoform X2, translated to MISQLEREEKLWMKEIHTHTGGRNQSRVESRHEAGLKCLSLGELSCWQIKRHVVNRLTESQDCGVDSQGRCSQFPKQCGGSCHVGVGEPVQAAGEDGSLVNLLGDHPIIENQGFPNGRAQSSWSKLCCSETQNHQKSCKQMKSKLCLFAPHVDIFSCSSHHHSDAGQDRAKASPLTEHSVHPGRKTHQTAGHEEASRDSPSPGRQQVLFGKKPLARSLHGADPSGVPALQTVHTGKKRYWCHECGKGFSQSSNLQTHQRVHTGEKPYTCPECGKSFNQSSHLYAHLPIHTGEKPYRCESCGKGFSRSTDLNIHCRVHTGEKPYKCEVCGKGFTQRSHLQAHERIHTGEKPYKCGDCGKRFSCSSNLHTHQRVHTEEKPYRCEQCGKCFSLSFNLHSHQRVHTGEKPYKCDECGKGFSSASSFQSHQRVHTGEKPFRCNVCGKGFSQSSYFQAHQRVHTGEKPYKCEVCGKRFNWSLNLHNHQRVHTGEKPYKCEECGKGFSQASNLQAHQSVHTGEKPFKCVACQKRFSQASHLQAHQRVHTGEKPYKCDTCGKAFSQRSNLQVHQIIHTGEKPFKCEECGKEFSWSAGLSAHQRVHTGEKPYTCQQCGKGFSQASHFHTHQRVHTGERPYICHVCCKGFSQRSHLVYHQRVHAGGSL